Genomic window (Streptomyces cadmiisoli):
GCACCCCGGCGACCAGACCGCGACCGTCGGCGCCCTGGCCCGCGCGGTCGCCGCGCACGACCCGGTCGCCGTCGAGGTGGTCCGGGACACCGCCCGCTATCTCGCGGCCGGCATCGCCGACCTGATCAATCTGCTCAACCCCGAGGTGATCGTGCTCAGCAGCTGGGTCGCGGCCACCCTCGGCGAGCCGCTGCTGGCCGAGGTGCGCGAGGCCGTGGCCCGGCACGCGCTGCGCCGGCCGCTGGCCGCCACCGAGATCGTCCTCTCCCCGATCGCCGGGGACCCGGTCTCCCTCGGCGCGGCGACGTTCGCGCTGGAGGGCGCGCTCGGGTCGCCGCGGCGCGGGGCGGGGTCCGCTCGACGCCCGGTCCCCGCCGGAAGCCGTGGCGCCGCGCCGTCCTGACGGCCCCCACGTTCAGGTTCTCGAACATCGCGCAACGACCCGAGCCGACTTTGTAAGACCCCTTGCCGAAGTCTTGGCCGAAGGCCTAGCGTCCCGTCCGACCCCGTGAGCCCGGCCGAGCCGCGCGCCGCGCCGTCCCGCGACGTGTCACCCGGCGCGGAGGCGTCCGCGTCACCGCCGCACCAGAGACAGGGACTTCGACATGTCGGCTTCGAGGGACGGCACCGGGGGCCGCCGCTCCGTGGCGGGCCGCCGTGCGCCGTGCCGCCGGCGGGCGCACGGCCCGCGGCGGTCACCCTCGTGCCCGGCTTCGCGCCCGTGAGGTCACTCGGACGGGTGGCCGCCTTGCGCGGACCGGTCACTGCGGAGCCGGTCGGCGGTTTCACCCGCTCCCCGTTCCGGCAGTACTTCTTCGCGCATCGTCGTGCCCGGCCCGCCGGCCGCGCTCTCCTCGTACACGACCAAGGGCCCAGCTAGGAGACCGATGTCCTTCCGCACCACCACCGCCGTCGACTACGTCGAGGACGTGGCGCCCGGCCGCGGGGCCCTGCCCCCGCGGGCCTGGTACGCGTCCTCCGACGCGATCTCCCACTCCCTCAACGGCACCTGGCGCTTCCGTCTCTCCCCGACCGCCGACGCCGAGGACGACTCCTTCGCCGAGCCCGGCCACGAGGCCGCGGGCTGGGCCGAGGTCACCGTTCCCGGCCACTGGGTCCTCCAGGGCCACGGCTCACCCGCCTACACCAACCACCTCTACCCCTTCCCGGTGGACCCGCCGCATGTCCCCACCGGCAATCCCACCGGCGACCACCTGCGGCACTTCGACCTCCCGGCCGGCTGGCCGGCCGGCGGCGAGGCCGTCGTGCGGTTCGACGGCGTCGAGTCCTGCGCCCGGGTCTGGCTGAACGGCACCGAGCTGGGCGAGTTCAAGGGTTCCCGCCTGCCGCACGAGTTCGCCGTCGGGCACCTGCTGAAACCGGCCGGCAACGTGCTCGCGGTCCGGGTCCACCAGTGGTCGTCGGGCTCCTACCTGGAGGACCAGGACCAGTGGTGGCTGCCGGGCATCTTCCGCGATGTCACCCTGCTGCACCGCCCGGCGGACAGCGTGCGCGACTTCTTCGTGCACGCGTCCTACGACCACGTCTCGGGCGAGGGCACCCTGCGCGTCGACTCCGACGTCGCCGGCCGGGTGACCGTGCCCGAGCTGGACATCGACGTCGCCACCGGTGAGCCGGTGACGGTCGCCGTGGAGCCGTGGACGGCGGAGACGCCGCGGCTGTACGACGGGGTCCTGGCCACCGGCGGCGAGCGGGTGCCGCTGCGCGTCGGGTTCCGGACCGTCGCCCTGGAGGACGGTCTGATCAAGGTCAACGGGACGCCGGTCCTGTTCCGGGGCGTCAACCGGCACGAGTGGCACCCGGAGCGGGGCCGCGCACTCGACCCGGAGACGATGCGCGAGGACGTGCTGCTGATGAAGCGGCACAACCTCAACGCCGTCCGCACCTCGCACTACCCGCCGCACCCCGCCTTCCTCGACCTGTGCGACGAGTACGGCCTGTGGGTCGTCGACGAGTGCGACCTGGAGACCCACGGCTTCGTGGAGCAGGGCTGGCGCGACAACCCCGTCGACGACGACCGCTGGACCCCGGCCCTGCTCGACCGTGCCGCCCGCATGGTCGAACGCGACAAGAACCACCCCAGCGTGATCATCTGGTCCCTCGGGAACGAGGCCGGCACCGGACGCGGTCTGACCGCCATGGCCGAGTGGATCCACGGCCGCGACGGCGCACGGCTCGTGCACTACGAGGGCGACATCGGCTGCCGCGACACCGACGTGTACTCGCGCATGTACGCCTTCCACGACGAGGTGGAGCGGATCGGCCGCGGTCTCGACGGGGGCACGCGCAAGCGCCGTGAACTGCCGTTCATCCTGTGCGAGTACGGCCACGCCATGGGCAACGGCCCCGGCGGTCTCGCCGACTACCAGCGACTCTTCGAGGCCCACGACCGCCTCCAGGGCGGCTTCGTCTGGGAGTGGATCGACCACGGCATCAAGCACCCGCGGCTGGGCTTCGCCTACGGCGGCGACTTCGGTGAGGAACTGCACGACGGCAACTTCGTCTGCGACGGGCTCGTCTTCCCGGACCGCAGGCCGTCGCCGGGCCTGATCGAGTACAAGAAGGTCGTCGAACCGGTCCGGATCGAGGGCGACGGCCCGGCCGGCACCGTACGCGTCACGAACGCCCACGACTTCGCCGACCTGTCCACGCTCGCCTTCGAGTGGTCGTACCAGGTGGACGGGGAGACCGTCGGCACGGGCCCGCTGTCGGTACCGCCGCTCATGCCCGGGGAGTCGGCCGACGTGAAGCTGCCCGAGCCGCCCGAGGACCGGCGGGGCCGCGGGGAAACCCGGTGGACGGTGCGGGCGGTGCTCGCGCGGGACACCGGGTGGGCCGAACGCGGTCACGAGGTGGCGTGGGCACAACTGCCCGTCACCGAACGGGTGCTGCCGACGCCGGGCGCCGCGCTGCGTCCGACGGTGGACGCGGGACTCGTCCGGCTCGGCCCCGCCGCGTTCGACGCGCGCACCGGGGCCCTGCGGTCCATCGGCGGCATCGACGTCACCGCCCCGCGGCTGGACGTCTGGCGCGCGCCCACCGACAACGACAACGGCGCGCCGTGGCAGTCCGACGTGCGCTACGGCCTGCTCTGGCGCAAGCTCGGCCTGCACCGGACGCAGCACCGGCTGGACGGCGTGGAGGCGGGCGACGAGGCGCTGACGGTACGGACCCGGGTGGCGCCGGCCGCCTCGGACCTGGCGCTGCGGACGGTGTACCGCTGGACGGCCGACGGAACCCGGGTGCGGCTGACCGTCTCGGTGACCCCGGAGGGCGACTGGAAGGTCCCGCTGCCCAGGCTGGGGATCAGGTTCGGGCTGCCGTCCGCCGACCGGGTGACGTGGTTCGGCGGCGGTCCCGGGGAGGCCTACCCCGACACCGGGTCGGCCTCGCGAGTGGGGCGCTGGCACTCCCGTGTCGACGACCTCCAGACACCGTACGTCCGCCCGCAGGAGAACGGTGCCCGCGCCGACGTCCGCTGGGCGGAACTCGGCGGTCTGCGCGTCGAGGGCGACCCGGAGTTCTGGTTCACCGCCCGGCGCTGGACGTCCGAGCAGCTGGACGCCGCGGACCACCTCACCGACCTGATTCCGGGCGGGACGGTGTGGGTCAACCTGGACCACGGGCAGATGGGCATCGGGTCCCAGTCCTGCGGCCCCGGTGTGCTCCCCCGGTACCGACTGCGCGCACGGCCCGCCACGTTCTCCTTCGTCTTCTCGGAGACCGGCTGAGCCACGGTGCCGGGTCGGGGGCGGGCACGCCCCGGACCCGGCACGCTCCAGGCCTGATCGGCCGTCGTGGTCAGTGGTCGGCGCAGCAGGGGGTGGGGTCCGGGACCTCGAACGGGCACAGGGTGCCGCCCACCGCGGGCATGACGGCGAGGACCAGCTCGCCGTCCTGCCACTGCGGCCGTACGTGGTCCCGGGTCAGCACCGCCGTGCCCGGGGCGGGCGGCTCCCCGGCGCCGAGCACCGTCACCCGGTCGATGGCGCTGCGGGACAGCAGTTCCGCGACCGTCAGGGTGCCGGTGAGCGCGTCGGAACCGGGGTAGAGCACCGCCCGGCCGGCGTCGTCCGGGACGCCGGCCGCCACCTCGTACCCCTGGGCCGCAAGCCACGCGCGCGCCGCGCCGTGCACCGCCGGCGAGTCGACCGCGACGGACAGCACCACCCGCGGCCGGTCGTCCCGCACCAGGTGGGTGCAGCCGAACGCGCCCTCGGGCAGCGCGAGTTCGGCTGCCAGCCTCAGCAGCAGGTGGTCGGCCGCGCGCAGGTCCCGCAGACCGGGGTCGACGGTGAGGGTGTGCGGGGTCACGAGGGCAGGACCCACACCGGGTTGGAGTAGAACCACAGGTCGCGCCACGGGTCGGCGTCGCCGACGACGTCCAGGACCGGGCCCGCCGGGTCCACGGCCGCGCCCATCGGGCCGACGCCGTTGCGGTTGCCGTCGGTGCCGCGCAGCCGGACGTAGACCGGGCGGTCGACCCGGCCGAGGTCGTAGGTCAGCCGGACCGTGCCCGTCGACTTGCCGACCTCGTACGACTTGACGACCCTGGCGGTCGGCGCGGTGAAGGTGTCCTTGTCGGCGACCGCGCCGGTCACGTCGCCCTGGATGACGTCGACCCGGGCCACGGTGGGGGTGAAACCGGCCCAGTTGGGGCCGCCCGCCAGAGCCACCTCCGCCGTCAGCGTGACCCGGGTGCCCTTGCGCACGTGCAGGGCGCCGCCCAGGGTCGCCCAGCGGTTGCCGCCGGAGACCCGGACGTCGAGGCCGCTGAGCAGCTGGCCGTGGTCGACCCAGATGCGGCCGGCGCGGATGCCGTCCATGACGGCGGCGTAGGAGAAGCCGTCGGAGCCGACGTGGGTGCGGCTGTAGTAGCCGGGCCAGTAGTCGCCCTGCGTGATGTCGATCGAGCCGCCGTAGACCGGGTCGTCGTAGCGGCCGTTGGCGTCGAAGTCGCCGCCGCCGCGCGCGGCGGTGTCGGCGTAGACCTGGTGGGAGTCGGAGTTGGCGGTGATCCACCAGGGCTTGCCCTCGGCGATGAGGCTGTCCCACAGGCCGCCGACGGTGGCGGTCATCCAGTCGAAGCCGCCCCAGGTGCGGTAGCTCTCCAGCGGGTAGCCGGCGAAGGAGTCGGCGCTCGGGTTGTTGTCGTAGATGCCGCGGGCCCGGCCGGGGCCGAGCGGGGCGGGCAGACCGGCGGCCTGGTGGCCCGGCGCGCCCTCGAAGCCGACGGCGATCTGGTGGCTCACGGGCGTCGCGTCGCGCCAGGCGCG
Coding sequences:
- a CDS encoding PHP domain-containing protein, translating into MGHSHGHGHHHHGHDHDHGHDHGALPAAFDTSVPDEALTPEQQSRRSLLRRAGLLGAGLAAASVLAPQVPAHASAGRSRSKGFLWLAGDHHIHTQYSSDGKYRVVDQVRQGARYGMDWLVITDHGSATHARIGVEKVNPDIQRARAAHEDTLVFQGLEWNIPAAEHGTVFVHPGQNEVSVLKQFETDYDGSVKGAGGNSPANEALAVAGLAFLSDQVERRKVKDALMLANHPARRGVDSPHEIRAWRDATPVSHQIAVGFEGAPGHQAAGLPAPLGPGRARGIYDNNPSADSFAGYPLESYRTWGGFDWMTATVGGLWDSLIAEGKPWWITANSDSHQVYADTAARGGGDFDANGRYDDPVYGGSIDITQGDYWPGYYSRTHVGSDGFSYAAVMDGIRAGRIWVDHGQLLSGLDVRVSGGNRWATLGGALHVRKGTRVTLTAEVALAGGPNWAGFTPTVARVDVIQGDVTGAVADKDTFTAPTARVVKSYEVGKSTGTVRLTYDLGRVDRPVYVRLRGTDGNRNGVGPMGAAVDPAGPVLDVVGDADPWRDLWFYSNPVWVLPS
- a CDS encoding glycoside hydrolase family 2 TIM barrel-domain containing protein, which translates into the protein MSFRTTTAVDYVEDVAPGRGALPPRAWYASSDAISHSLNGTWRFRLSPTADAEDDSFAEPGHEAAGWAEVTVPGHWVLQGHGSPAYTNHLYPFPVDPPHVPTGNPTGDHLRHFDLPAGWPAGGEAVVRFDGVESCARVWLNGTELGEFKGSRLPHEFAVGHLLKPAGNVLAVRVHQWSSGSYLEDQDQWWLPGIFRDVTLLHRPADSVRDFFVHASYDHVSGEGTLRVDSDVAGRVTVPELDIDVATGEPVTVAVEPWTAETPRLYDGVLATGGERVPLRVGFRTVALEDGLIKVNGTPVLFRGVNRHEWHPERGRALDPETMREDVLLMKRHNLNAVRTSHYPPHPAFLDLCDEYGLWVVDECDLETHGFVEQGWRDNPVDDDRWTPALLDRAARMVERDKNHPSVIIWSLGNEAGTGRGLTAMAEWIHGRDGARLVHYEGDIGCRDTDVYSRMYAFHDEVERIGRGLDGGTRKRRELPFILCEYGHAMGNGPGGLADYQRLFEAHDRLQGGFVWEWIDHGIKHPRLGFAYGGDFGEELHDGNFVCDGLVFPDRRPSPGLIEYKKVVEPVRIEGDGPAGTVRVTNAHDFADLSTLAFEWSYQVDGETVGTGPLSVPPLMPGESADVKLPEPPEDRRGRGETRWTVRAVLARDTGWAERGHEVAWAQLPVTERVLPTPGAALRPTVDAGLVRLGPAAFDARTGALRSIGGIDVTAPRLDVWRAPTDNDNGAPWQSDVRYGLLWRKLGLHRTQHRLDGVEAGDEALTVRTRVAPAASDLALRTVYRWTADGTRVRLTVSVTPEGDWKVPLPRLGIRFGLPSADRVTWFGGGPGEAYPDTGSASRVGRWHSRVDDLQTPYVRPQENGARADVRWAELGGLRVEGDPEFWFTARRWTSEQLDAADHLTDLIPGGTVWVNLDHGQMGIGSQSCGPGVLPRYRLRARPATFSFVFSETG